In Cynocephalus volans isolate mCynVol1 chromosome 13, mCynVol1.pri, whole genome shotgun sequence, a genomic segment contains:
- the LOC134361648 gene encoding elongin-A-like, with protein MKSRMRSLPGRDTDCRHIAELAFKSHFFSFVMATECKRSDAGNSHMPKRSPLRGGSSRRRLRTPKQKQQVSPAAVGEDPRAQTELLAVLRTELRPKQRRPPSCADEAAPGTAMAADGALHAVVKLQARLAAHSDPKKLAKYLKKLSALPVTAHSLAETGVRKTVKRLRTHQHVGSLARDLAAQWKKLLVVARDTRPEQLALEESRSRKRPREEFPKEPKVQGACPESHGASESPSDGTERGHRKHRRLSQLQTPPKGSPGGDRRGGSTKRYTVALASSSDWASSGDGHIRIRLSLAGPHQMCVDHCVPPEEEGPEPAVLRQKPGKGHADAPQGSPGLRQEGHLGKPRGQGAVVSPSPAQVSSHRQKGPAGAGDDEMFPAGFSQKSHKAFSPEEGPRAISGDSTKDKPPSRRARREKASELGCVPSLPALDAARDNHLEEKRDKDSDEPKADETKKPSPESLDTGEGAGGLLPTVPGKLSNKLSTREGIRRPSTWESSLPEEEELADMEADSEQPAVPFEAYSTYGRPWKGKERTVKTLATTLRVKDLHETDSKRTRENGSLLPRLAKVQENETEEPPPPGAHVAKLKRVPTDAPPVLPDLPLPGMRASDRALSVLELMSSFPPEIHALPSPQQEEEGGFPTGRRRNSKMPVYSGPRSAGLPRTVTACERRVWALGTSVPAVREAGGDPCPAPEPAWKGCTPDQPGRIIEKYNPTLAKETGHLWKRRCQRDFKEARPEEHESWREMYLRLREARERRLRLVTMKIRSARAERPRGRQTQMIFFHSVLDKPCEVPRRQEKPASGGAAIPDKAEVQPAPRPQESSRPPSSSTGGHSRFHPLPARPPSCGPSTRKAAAKKVAPLMAKTIRDYRNTYSRR; from the exons ATGAAATCTCGCATGCGCAGCCTGCCTGGCCGGGAC ACCGACTGTCGCCACATTGCAGAGCTTGCGTTTAAGTCACACTTCTTTTCCTTCGTAATGGCCACCGAGTGCAAGAGGAGTGATGCGGGCAATTcgcatatgccaaagagaagcc CGCTTCGCGGCGGTTCTTCCAGGCGGCGGCTCCGCACCCCCAAGCAAAAGCAGCAGGTCAGCCCGGCGGCGGTCGGCGAGGACCCGCGTGCCCAGACCGAGCTGCTCGCTGTACTGAGGACAGAGCTGCGGCCCAAGCAGCGACGCCCGCCCAGCTGCGCCGACGAGGCTGCGCCCGGGACGGCCATGGCAGCCGACGGGGCGCTGCACGCCGTGGTCAAGCTGCAGGCGCGCCTGGCTGCCCACTCCGATCCCAAGAAGCTGGCGAAATACCTGAAGAAACTCTCCGCCTTGCCAGTGACAGCACACTCCCTGGCGGAGACTGGAGTCCGCAAGACGGTCAAGCGCTTGCGCACACACCAGCACGTGGGCAGCTTGGCCAGGGACTTAGCCGCCCAGTGGAAGAAGTTGCTGGTCGTGGCGCGGGACACCCGGCCTGAACAACTGGCCTTGGAGGAGAGCCGTTCCCGAAAGCGCCCCAGGGAGGAGTTTCCGAAGGAGCCGAAGGTGCAGGGCGCCTGCCCAGAAAGCCACGGAGCCTCCGAGAGCCCATCCGACGGCACGGAGCGCGGACACAGAAAGCACAGGAGACTCTCGcagctccaaacacctcccaagggGTCTCCCGGTGGCGACAGGAGAGGCGGGAGCACCAAGCGCTACACAGTTGCACTGGCTTCCTCCTCAGACTGGGCGTCTTCCGGCGATGGCCACATCCGGATCCGTCTGTCCCTTgccggtcctcaccagatgtgcgtgGACCATTGCGTGCCCCCGGAGGAGGAGGGCCCCGAGCCCGCTGTTCTCCGCCAGAAGCCTGGAAAAGGCCACGCTGATGCCCCTCAGGGCAGTCCGGGACTCCGTCAAGAGGGACACCTGGGCAAACCCCGGGGGCAAGGGGCCGTCGTGAGCCCAAGCCCGGCGCAGGTATCTTCCCACAGGCAGAAAGGCCCGGCGGGGGCTGGGGACGACGAGATGTTCCCTGCTGGATTCAGCCAGAAATCCCACAAGGCCTTCTCCCCAGAGGAAGGTCCAAGGGCCATCTCGGGGGACAGTACCAAGGACAAACCGCCCTCTAGGCgggccaggagagagaaggcatcgGAGCTCGGTTGCGTTCCCTCTCTACCCGCCTTGGACGCTGCTCGGGACAACCACCTAGAGGAGAAGAGGGACAAAGACTCTGACGAACCCAAAGCAGACGAAACAAAGAAGCCAAGCCCAGAAAGCTTAGACACAGGAGAGGGCGCAGGAGGCCTGCTGCCCACGGTGCCAGGCAAGCTTTCCAACAAGCTCAGCACTCGAGAAGGGATACGCAGACCTTCCACCTGGGAGAGCTCCCTCCCTGAAGAGGAGGAGTTGGCAGATATGGAGGCTGACTCTGAGCAGCCTGCTGTGCCCTTTGAGGCATACTCCACCTATGGCCGGccttggaagggaaaggaaaggacggTGAAAACTCTGGCCACTACTCTGAGAGTCAAAGACCTTCACGAGACGGACTCTAAACGCACTCGTGAAAATGGGAGCCTGCTTCCCAGACTAGCCAAGGTGcaggaaaatgagacagaggaGCCGCCACCGCCCGGAGCGCACGTAGCCAAGCTGAAAAGGGTCCCCACCGACGCCCCGCCGGTGCTGCCAGACCTCCCGTTACCCGGGATGCGGGCCAGTGACAGGGCACTGTCTGTCCTTGAACTGATGTCCTCCTTCCCGCCAGAGATACACgcactcccttccccccagcaaGAAGAAGAGGGTGGATTTCCTACGGGACGCAGAAGGAACTCGAAGATGCCGGTGTACTCGGGCCCCAGGAGCGCCGGCCTGCCTAGAACCGTGACTGCGTGTGAGCGGCGGGTGTGGGCCCTCGGGACCAGCGTCCCTGCTGTCCGGGAAGCGGGGGGAGACCCGTGTCCTGCTCCGGAGCCCGCGTGGAAGGGGTGCACGCCCGATCAGCCAGGTCGCATCATCGAGAAATACAATCCCACACTAGCGAAAGAAACGGGCCACTTATGGAAAAGGCGCTGTCAACGAGACTTTAAGGAAGCCCGGCCGGAGGAGCACGAGTCGTGGCGGGAGATGTACCTGCGGCTCCGGGAGGCCCGAGAGCGGCGGCTCCGGCTGGTGACGATGAAGATCCGCTCTGCACGCGCCGAGAGGCCCAGAGGCCGACAGACACAGATGATCTTCTTCCACTCTGTGCTCGACAAGCCTTGTGAGgttcccaggaggcaggaaaagccTGCCTCGGGAGGAGCGGCCATCCCCGATAAAGCCGAGGTGCAGCCGGCCCCACGCCCACAGGAGAGCAGCCGGCCCCCCTCCAGCAGCACCGGTGGCCACAGCCGCTTTCACCCGCTCCCTGCGAGGCCCCCCTCCTGCGGCCCCAGCACCAGGAAAGCCGCCGCCAAGAAAGTAGCCCCGCTCATGGCCAAGACGATCCGAGATTACAGGAACACATACTCCCGCCGATGA